One genomic window of Augochlora pura isolate Apur16 chromosome 5, APUR_v2.2.1, whole genome shotgun sequence includes the following:
- the LOC144470165 gene encoding uncharacterized protein LOC144470165 isoform X3 — translation MASALLGKCVGLSLPIVLLLLAYTCCYGFRIREHPSQMASNSAMVQEPSPHHRATCVSGSDTDSAIFTKCQDRASTAYAARKWHEDAASRILARRKPPVEVTSAEDDEEETAVRRERIARLPVGVVDHRETERENSEDDDDGAVVEVVDSEEIDVDSADHDDDDDDDDDDDRESEGDNDEDEDEDEERSEKRKWKPNVYKRNRSAEESGFRNKEARSFKEPKKSSAIDEDDDKEQEIDEESESEDDDEDDEEIEEKVVTAPPVKLEKVRYADKDRSVESPSTVKPKVEIKPQAPKREEPRKVEAVKKQADTAKRPTEVPAKSPETPKKVEPVKVTKPEVESTKPKATPKLEIKQDAAAVVPPSREKARESEGKDLVPARTEEKQKQPLKVKPKEQPPQPAKKKVETTVSPKVAPPKPAKTKRHDKDDPIERTKVRGDAAFTLPELNDMLLRVPTFVPNFTAVENFECQQHGKIFLRQLRGRKLWALQMLDSSAKIPSGLLRGNMNQFGDFDECMGVMAHVKLNNATMKVQGKYCLANIDFYADDPDMRIPVNLLHGRSTFRGSMRDPGHLIPKGTTANWALCIPAACSADDAKHIVEQALDFYNSTIGIKFIVDVDPNMCYVKQKSESYSKETIGVLYFYAMIVCLAIIATVRDYLVVSEGKASYSERIIMAFSLRKNLKTLLKKGTSNFDISCIHGLRAIGAIIIYIAHKFVPLLAVPYVNRLDITHVVTKPFTSLVRASFIYTEWFLLFSGALTAYNMANEYTKRGEIRWICRLITRYIRLTPALLAVVFFYAFVMEHIGSGPLWNSIIVRNAELCKTNAWTNLLYIQNFLPMQETCATHTHQLALDMQLSLLAPLLVFLLQFKMILGILLLFFFVLLAATLRYVATTTHGLSLVFFHGITIKQLYRTGNLTYTRPLHRATSYVFGVGLGVLLHYTKRDVRMNKAIVVLGWLTSAALMLWSLLSPWHLAKMDYVYDAEEAANYGMLSPIASSIALCWSIYACHTNNGGIINRFLSHQWLLFMSRISYAFYMTQFAVFFFNVGSTRYASEFHVLKALDSIEITTVVIISIVLTLLLDLPMQEFKNVIMECTDMRAKVPIQDQPPEAQVEEKPKQLSEGDEVVDAASRGWMQNGTKPGNELLQDKETEYIKTLKGPSFQPENEPLESSRRYSASENGYRERRRSRSSQRNYRNSEPEEEELLRPQFEHEDAVSRRRRSMSRNFDSNRLQDSDEDEQYPRWQTQREDPRLYQRSESRGRSVIRDHEDYRSSEPASRDRSSSRGVDYKRLSGRSEDLDPAQRQTRSLSKSSDARRTYSSESDEELSQRRKLEQRQLPAEPRLSDEEDWENELRIRRKQFMERLSTQERDSLMEDEDVVSLRRRSSAEGRVALLKDPTADDNMDSWTVSVGSRVAHLGSSQERSEAEEDSAYRRRREYREQAPPPRDDSMNEEEVLWDASRRSHTSSSQMTSVEEDEDDLSKLSQEEVDLSESGWNIVEKSSELQPTKGLYKRESIIKSQASEEDPEYLLPERPKLVQQDKEHPFKKAWQMQKSRSEEDRPYAVGVKEVKDQSKTDSKGPKGDGAPSIQRERSGEQSSEYEDVGSYDDDDDDESESVWLSRSRSTDTDENKTSSTKSEETASTDGRSRESSKTNSRSDTEEDSSRMNWPAEEGHFGVGRTTTRSKSEETDWAWKEEET, via the exons ATGGCTTCCGCCCTTCTGGGCAAGTGTGTCGGTTTGTCGCTGCCAATCGTACTGCTCCTGCTGGCCTACACCTGCTGCTATGGATTCCGAATACGGGAGCACCCGAGCCAAATGGCCTCGAACTCAGCGATGGTCCAGGAGCCGTCGCCGCATCACCGGGCCACCTGCGTATCGGGCTCGGACACGGACTCGGCCATCTTTACCAAGTGCCAAGACAGAGCCTCGACGGCGTACGCCGCCCGCAAATGGCACGAGGATGCCGCGTCGCGCATCCTCGCGAGACGGAAACCACCTGTCGAGGTGACGTCGGCCGAAGATGACGAGGAGGAGACGGCCGTTAGACGCGAAAGAATCGCACGGTTGCCGGTCGGGGTCGTTGATCATCGGGAGACCGAGCGTGAGAACTcggaggacgacgacgacggggctGTCGTCGAGGTCGTGGACAGCGAGGAGATAGACGTCGACTCGGCcgaccacgacgacgacgacgacgacgacgacgacgacgacagagAGTCGGAAGGGGAcaacgacgaagacgaagacgaagacgaggAACGGTCCGAGAAGAGGAAATGGAAACCAAACGTGTACAAAAGAAACAGGAGCGCGGAAGAATCAGGGTTTAGGAATAAAGAAGCTAGATCTTTCAAAGAACCGAAGAAATCGAGCGCTATCGATGAAGACGATGACAAGGAGCAAGAAATAGATGAGGAATCTGAAAGCGAAGACGACGATGAAGATGACGAGGAAATAGAAGAGAAAGTTGTCACTGCTCCCCCCGTGAAGTTGGAGAAAGTCAGATACGCGGACAAAGATAGGTCTGTCGAATCACCGTCGACGGTAAAGCCGAAAGTCGAAATTAAACCGCAAGCGCCGAAGAGGGAAGAGCCGCGGAAGGTAGAAGCGGTCAAGAAGCAAGCAGACACAGCGAAGAGGCCGACGGAGGTACCTGCAAAGTCGCCGGAGACTCCAAAGAAAGTCGAACCGGTAAAGGTAACGAAGCCCGAGGTCGAATCCACGAAGCCGAAAGCTACCCCGAAACTGGAAATCAAGCAGGACGCTGCCGCGGTGGTTCCACCGTCGAGGGAGAAGGCTCGGGAGAGCGAGGGCAAGGACCTTGTGCCGGCGAGAACGGAAGAAAAGCAAAAGCAGCCGCTGAAAGTGAAACCGAAAGAGCAGCCTCCGCAACCCGCGAAAAAGAAAGTGGAAACTACTGTTAGTCCGAAAGTTGCGCCGCCTAAGCCTGCGAAGACTAAACGACACGACA AAGACGATCCGATAGAAAGAACGAAAGTGCGCGGGGACGCTGCTTTCACGCTGCCCGAACTTAACGATATGCTGCTACGCGTGCCGACCTTCGTGCCAAATTTCACGGCCGTCGAGAATTTCGAGTGTCAGCAGCACGGCAAGATTTTCCTGAGACAGCTGAGGGGTCGGAAACTGTGGGCGCTGCAAA TGCTGGACTCGAGCGCGAAGATCCCATCCGGTTTGTTGCGGGGCAACATGAACCAATTCGGTGACTTCGACGAGTGTATGGGAGTAATGGCGCACGTGAAGTTGAACAACGCGACGATGAAGGTGCAAGGGAAATACTGTTTAGCGAATATTGACTTTTACGCCGACGATCCGGACATGAGGATTCCGGTCAACCTGCTGCACGGTCGTTCAACCTTCCGAGGAAGTATGCGAGAT CCGGGTCATCTAATTCCGAAAGGCACCACTGCGAATTGGGCATTATGTATACCAGCAGCCTGCTCGGCAGATGATGCCAAACACATAGTCGAACAGGCTCTCGACTTCTACAATTCTACCATAGGAATCAAATTCATAGTGGACGTGGATCCGAACATGTGTTACGTCAAACAGAAATCGGAAAGCTATTCGAAAGAGACGATCGGCGTTCT GTATTTCTACGCCATGATCGTCTGTTTGGCGATCATAGCAACCGTGAGGGACTACTTAGTGGTGTCTGAAGGGAAGG CAAGCTACTCTGAGAGAATAATAATGGCGTTTTCGTTACGAAAAAACTTGAAGACTTTATTGAAGAAAGGGACGAGCAATTTCGATATCAGTTGCATCCACGGTCTAAGGGCAATTGGCGCGATCATAATTTACATTGCTCACAAATTCGTACCACTGTTGGCGGTGCCGTACGTTAATCGACTCGATATTACACAC GTTGTAACTAAACCGTTCACTTCGCTCGTGAGAGCGTCGTTCATTTATACGGAATGGTTCCTGCTATTTAGCGGTGCGTTAACCGCTTACAACATGGCGAACGAGTATACGAAACGCGGAGAAATTCGCTGGATATGTCGCCTTATCACCAGATACATCAG GTTGACGCCAGCTTTGCTAGCAGTGGTCTTCTTCTACGCCTTCGTGATGGAACATATTGGTTCCGGGCCACTATGGAACAGCATCATAGTCCGGAATGCTGAGCTCTGCAAGACCAACGCGTGGACCAATTTGCTCTACATACAAAACTTCTTGCCCATGCAGGAAACC TGCGCGACTCACACGCATCAGCTAGCACTGGACATGCAACTGTCGCTGCTGGCGCCGCTCTTGGTCTTCTTATTGCAGTTCAAGATGATCCTCGGCATTCTCCTACTATTCTTCTTCGTGTTGCTCGCGGCTACTCTACGGTACGTGGCGACAACGACCCACGGACTTTCCCTAGTTTTCTTCCACGGCATAAC CATAAAGCAGCTGTATAGGACCGGTAATTTGACTTACACAAGGCCTTTGCACCGAGCAACGTCGTACGTGTTCGGTGTAGGGCTCGGCGTGCTGTTACACTATACCAAGAGGGACGTCAGGATGAACAAG GCGATAGTGGTCCTGGGATGGCTAACATCGGCGGCCTTGATGTTATGGTCGTTACTTTCACCTTGGCATCTGGCCAAGATGGATTATGTGTACGACGCTGAAGAGGCTGCCAATTATGGCATGCTCAGCCCGATTGCATCTTCCATCGCCCTCTGCTGGTCCATATACGCTTGCCATACGAATAATGgag GTATAATCAACAGATTCCTGTCACACCAGTGGCTACTTTTTATGAGCAGGATATCGTACGCGTTCTACATGACACAGTTCGCTGTGTTCTTTTTCAACGTGGGCAGCACGAGGTATGCGAGCGAGTTTCACGTTCTCAAAGCG CTCGACAGCATAGAGATAACAACTGTAGTGATCATCTCGATCGTGCTGACCCTGTTATTGGACCTGCCGATGCAGGAGTTCAAGAACGTGATAATGGAGTGCACGGACATGCGTGCGAAGGTTCCCATTCAGGATCAACCGCCGGAAGCCCAGGTGGAAGAAAAACCGAAGCAGTTGAGCGAAGGGGACGAGGTGGTTGACGCGGCCAGCCGGGGCTGGATGCAGAACGGCACGAAACCGGGCAACGAGTTGCTGCAGGACAAAGAAACGGAATACATAAAAACCTTGAAGGGACCATCGTTCCAGCCGGAAAACGAGCCATTAGAATCTAGCAGAAGGTACTCGGCGAGCGAGAACGGTTACAGAGAGCGGAGAAGGAGCAGGAGCAGCCAGAGAAACTACCGTAATTCTGAACCGGAAGAGGAGGAGCTGCTGAGGCCGCAGTTCGAGCACGAGGACGCTGTTTCGCGCCGCAGAAGATCGATGTCGCGGAATTTCGATAGCAATAGGCTGCAGGACAGCGACGAGGACGAGCAATACCCGCGATGGCAAACACAGAGGGAGGACCCTAGACTCTACCAGCGGTCCGAGTCTAGGGGAAGGTCGGTGATCAGGGACCACGAGGATTATCGCTCCTCGGAGCCGGCAAGCCGCGACCGCTCCTCTTCCCGAGGCGTCGACTATAAAAGGCTCTCCGGCCGATCGGAGGATCTCGATCCTGCTCAAAGACAAACAAGATCCTTGTCGAAGTCCTCGGACGCTAGGCGGACGTACTCCTCGGAGAGCGACGAGGAGCTCTCGCAGCGCAGGAAGCTCGAGCAGAGGCAGCTTCCAGCAGAGCCGAGACTCAGCGACGAGGAGGACTGGGAGAACGAGCTGAGGATACGTAGGAAACAATTCATGGAAAGACTGTCCACGCAGGAACGCGATTCCCTGATGGAAGACGAGGACGTAGTCTCCTTGAGGAGGAGGTCCTCCGCGGAGGGCAGGGTGGCTCTGCTGAAGGATCCCACGGCGGACGACAACATGGACTCTTGGACGGTCAGCGTTGGTTCCAGAGTCGCACACCTGGGCTCCTCGCAGGAACGCAGCGAGGCTGAGGAGGACAGCGCTTACAGAAGACGGAGGGAGTACCGAGAACAAGCGCCGCCGCCCAGGGACGACTCCATGAACGAGGAAGAGGTTCTCTGGGATGCCTCCAGAAGATCCCACACCAGCAGCAGCCAGATGACCTCCGTCGAAGAGGACGAGGAT GATCTGTCTAAGCTGTCGCAGGAAGAGGTAGACCTGTCCGAGTCCGGTTGGAACATCGTGGAGAAATCGTCAGAGTTACAGCCGACGAAGGGCCTCTACAAGAGGGAGTCAATAATAAAGAGCCAAGCCAGCGAGGAGGATCCAGAGTATCTTCTTCCGGAGAGGCCGAAGCTGGTGCAGCAGGACAAAGAGCATCCATTCAAGAAGGCTTGGCAGATGCAGAAGTCGAGGTCCGAGGAGGACAGACCGTACGCCGTGGGCGTCAAGGAGGTCAAAGATCAATCGAAGACCGATTCTAAGGGTCCAAAGGGCGACGGCGCGCCGAGCATACAGAGAGAGCGCAGCGGAGAACAAAGCTCCGAATACGAAGACGTTGGATcgtacgacgacgacgacgacgacgagtccGAATCGGTCTGGTTGTCCAGAAGCAGGAGCACCGACACCGACGAGAACAAGACTAGCTCGACGAAATCGGAGGAGACTGCGTCGACGGACGGGAGGAGCAGAGAGAGTAGCAAAACTAATTCGAGGTCGGACACCGAAGAGGACTCCTCGAGGATGAATTGGCCGGCCGAGGAGGGACATTTCGGTGTTGGTAGAACGACGACGAGAAGCAAATCGGAGGAGACCGACTGGGCttggaaagaggaagagacTTGA
- the LOC144470165 gene encoding uncharacterized protein LOC144470165 isoform X1, translating into MASALLGKCVGLSLPIVLLLLAYTCCYGFRIREHPSQMASNSAMVQEPSPHHRATCVSGSDTDSAIFTKCQDRASTAYAARKWHEDAASRILARRKPPVEVTSAEDDEEETAVRRERIARLPVGVVDHRETERENSEDDDDGAVVEVVDSEEIDVDSADHDDDDDDDDDDDRESEGDNDEDEDEDEERSEKRKWKPNVYKRNRSAEESGFRNKEARSFKEPKKSSAIDEDDDKEQEIDEESESEDDDEDDEEIEEKVVTAPPVKLEKVRYADKDRSVESPSTVKPKVEIKPQAPKREEPRKVEAVKKQADTAKRPTEVPAKSPETPKKVEPVKVTKPEVESTKPKATPKLEIKQDAAAVVPPSREKARESEGKDLVPARTEEKQKQPLKVKPKEQPPQPAKKKVETTVSPKVAPPKPAKTKRHDKDDPIERTKVRGDAAFTLPELNDMLLRVPTFVPNFTAVENFECQQHGKIFLRQLRGRKLWALQMLDSSAKIPSGLLRGNMNQFGDFDECMGVMAHVKLNNATMKVQGKYCLANIDFYADDPDMRIPVNLLHGRSTFRGSMRDPGHLIPKGTTANWALCIPAACSADDAKHIVEQALDFYNSTIGIKFIVDVDPNMCYVKQKSESYSKETIGVLYFYAMIVCLAIIATVRDYLVVSEGKASYSERIIMAFSLRKNLKTLLKKGTSNFDISCIHGLRAIGAIIIYIAHKFVPLLAVPYVNRLDITHVVTKPFTSLVRASFIYTEWFLLFSGALTAYNMANEYTKRGEIRWICRLITRYIRLTPALLAVVFFYAFVMEHIGSGPLWNSIIVRNAELCKTNAWTNLLYIQNFLPMQETCATHTHQLALDMQLSLLAPLLVFLLQFKMILGILLLFFFVLLAATLRYVATTTHGLSLVFFHGITIKQLYRTGNLTYTRPLHRATSYVFGVGLGVLLHYTKRDVRMNKAIVVLGWLTSAALMLWSLLSPWHLAKMDYVYDAEEAANYGMLSPIASSIALCWSIYACHTNNGGIINRFLSHQWLLFMSRISYAFYMTQFAVFFFNVGSTRYASEFHVLKALDSIEITTVVIISIVLTLLLDLPMQEFKNVIMECTDMRAKVPIQDQPPEAQVEEKPKQLSEGDEVVDAASRGWMQNGTKPGNELLQDKETEYIKTLKGPSFQPENEPLESSRRYSASENGYRERRRSRSSQRNYRNSEPEEEELLRPQFEHEDAVSRRRRSMSRNFDSNRLQDSDEDEQYPRWQTQREDPRLYQRSESRGRSVIRDHEDYRSSEPASRDRSSSRGVDYKRLSGRSEDLDPAQRQTRSLSKSSDARRTYSSESDEELSQRRKLEQRQLPAEPRLSDEEDWENELRIRRKQFMERLSTQERDSLMEDEDVVSLRRRSSAEGRVALLKDPTADDNMDSWTVSVGSRVAHLGSSQERSEAEEDSAYRRRREYREQAPPPRDDSMNEEEVLWDASRRSHTSSSQMTSVEEDEDVATFNFVLTKDSKRMSVQDLSKLSQEEVDLSESGWNIVEKSSELQPTKGLYKRESIIKSQASEEDPEYLLPERPKLVQQDKEHPFKKAWQMQKSRSEEDRPYAVGVKEVKDQSKTDSKGPKGDGAPSIQRERSGEQSSEYEDVGSYDDDDDDESESVWLSRSRSTDTDENKTSSTKSEETASTDGRSRESSKTNSRSDTEEDSSRMNWPAEEGHFGVGRTTTRSKSEETDWAWKEEET; encoded by the exons ATGGCTTCCGCCCTTCTGGGCAAGTGTGTCGGTTTGTCGCTGCCAATCGTACTGCTCCTGCTGGCCTACACCTGCTGCTATGGATTCCGAATACGGGAGCACCCGAGCCAAATGGCCTCGAACTCAGCGATGGTCCAGGAGCCGTCGCCGCATCACCGGGCCACCTGCGTATCGGGCTCGGACACGGACTCGGCCATCTTTACCAAGTGCCAAGACAGAGCCTCGACGGCGTACGCCGCCCGCAAATGGCACGAGGATGCCGCGTCGCGCATCCTCGCGAGACGGAAACCACCTGTCGAGGTGACGTCGGCCGAAGATGACGAGGAGGAGACGGCCGTTAGACGCGAAAGAATCGCACGGTTGCCGGTCGGGGTCGTTGATCATCGGGAGACCGAGCGTGAGAACTcggaggacgacgacgacggggctGTCGTCGAGGTCGTGGACAGCGAGGAGATAGACGTCGACTCGGCcgaccacgacgacgacgacgacgacgacgacgacgacgacagagAGTCGGAAGGGGAcaacgacgaagacgaagacgaagacgaggAACGGTCCGAGAAGAGGAAATGGAAACCAAACGTGTACAAAAGAAACAGGAGCGCGGAAGAATCAGGGTTTAGGAATAAAGAAGCTAGATCTTTCAAAGAACCGAAGAAATCGAGCGCTATCGATGAAGACGATGACAAGGAGCAAGAAATAGATGAGGAATCTGAAAGCGAAGACGACGATGAAGATGACGAGGAAATAGAAGAGAAAGTTGTCACTGCTCCCCCCGTGAAGTTGGAGAAAGTCAGATACGCGGACAAAGATAGGTCTGTCGAATCACCGTCGACGGTAAAGCCGAAAGTCGAAATTAAACCGCAAGCGCCGAAGAGGGAAGAGCCGCGGAAGGTAGAAGCGGTCAAGAAGCAAGCAGACACAGCGAAGAGGCCGACGGAGGTACCTGCAAAGTCGCCGGAGACTCCAAAGAAAGTCGAACCGGTAAAGGTAACGAAGCCCGAGGTCGAATCCACGAAGCCGAAAGCTACCCCGAAACTGGAAATCAAGCAGGACGCTGCCGCGGTGGTTCCACCGTCGAGGGAGAAGGCTCGGGAGAGCGAGGGCAAGGACCTTGTGCCGGCGAGAACGGAAGAAAAGCAAAAGCAGCCGCTGAAAGTGAAACCGAAAGAGCAGCCTCCGCAACCCGCGAAAAAGAAAGTGGAAACTACTGTTAGTCCGAAAGTTGCGCCGCCTAAGCCTGCGAAGACTAAACGACACGACA AAGACGATCCGATAGAAAGAACGAAAGTGCGCGGGGACGCTGCTTTCACGCTGCCCGAACTTAACGATATGCTGCTACGCGTGCCGACCTTCGTGCCAAATTTCACGGCCGTCGAGAATTTCGAGTGTCAGCAGCACGGCAAGATTTTCCTGAGACAGCTGAGGGGTCGGAAACTGTGGGCGCTGCAAA TGCTGGACTCGAGCGCGAAGATCCCATCCGGTTTGTTGCGGGGCAACATGAACCAATTCGGTGACTTCGACGAGTGTATGGGAGTAATGGCGCACGTGAAGTTGAACAACGCGACGATGAAGGTGCAAGGGAAATACTGTTTAGCGAATATTGACTTTTACGCCGACGATCCGGACATGAGGATTCCGGTCAACCTGCTGCACGGTCGTTCAACCTTCCGAGGAAGTATGCGAGAT CCGGGTCATCTAATTCCGAAAGGCACCACTGCGAATTGGGCATTATGTATACCAGCAGCCTGCTCGGCAGATGATGCCAAACACATAGTCGAACAGGCTCTCGACTTCTACAATTCTACCATAGGAATCAAATTCATAGTGGACGTGGATCCGAACATGTGTTACGTCAAACAGAAATCGGAAAGCTATTCGAAAGAGACGATCGGCGTTCT GTATTTCTACGCCATGATCGTCTGTTTGGCGATCATAGCAACCGTGAGGGACTACTTAGTGGTGTCTGAAGGGAAGG CAAGCTACTCTGAGAGAATAATAATGGCGTTTTCGTTACGAAAAAACTTGAAGACTTTATTGAAGAAAGGGACGAGCAATTTCGATATCAGTTGCATCCACGGTCTAAGGGCAATTGGCGCGATCATAATTTACATTGCTCACAAATTCGTACCACTGTTGGCGGTGCCGTACGTTAATCGACTCGATATTACACAC GTTGTAACTAAACCGTTCACTTCGCTCGTGAGAGCGTCGTTCATTTATACGGAATGGTTCCTGCTATTTAGCGGTGCGTTAACCGCTTACAACATGGCGAACGAGTATACGAAACGCGGAGAAATTCGCTGGATATGTCGCCTTATCACCAGATACATCAG GTTGACGCCAGCTTTGCTAGCAGTGGTCTTCTTCTACGCCTTCGTGATGGAACATATTGGTTCCGGGCCACTATGGAACAGCATCATAGTCCGGAATGCTGAGCTCTGCAAGACCAACGCGTGGACCAATTTGCTCTACATACAAAACTTCTTGCCCATGCAGGAAACC TGCGCGACTCACACGCATCAGCTAGCACTGGACATGCAACTGTCGCTGCTGGCGCCGCTCTTGGTCTTCTTATTGCAGTTCAAGATGATCCTCGGCATTCTCCTACTATTCTTCTTCGTGTTGCTCGCGGCTACTCTACGGTACGTGGCGACAACGACCCACGGACTTTCCCTAGTTTTCTTCCACGGCATAAC CATAAAGCAGCTGTATAGGACCGGTAATTTGACTTACACAAGGCCTTTGCACCGAGCAACGTCGTACGTGTTCGGTGTAGGGCTCGGCGTGCTGTTACACTATACCAAGAGGGACGTCAGGATGAACAAG GCGATAGTGGTCCTGGGATGGCTAACATCGGCGGCCTTGATGTTATGGTCGTTACTTTCACCTTGGCATCTGGCCAAGATGGATTATGTGTACGACGCTGAAGAGGCTGCCAATTATGGCATGCTCAGCCCGATTGCATCTTCCATCGCCCTCTGCTGGTCCATATACGCTTGCCATACGAATAATGgag GTATAATCAACAGATTCCTGTCACACCAGTGGCTACTTTTTATGAGCAGGATATCGTACGCGTTCTACATGACACAGTTCGCTGTGTTCTTTTTCAACGTGGGCAGCACGAGGTATGCGAGCGAGTTTCACGTTCTCAAAGCG CTCGACAGCATAGAGATAACAACTGTAGTGATCATCTCGATCGTGCTGACCCTGTTATTGGACCTGCCGATGCAGGAGTTCAAGAACGTGATAATGGAGTGCACGGACATGCGTGCGAAGGTTCCCATTCAGGATCAACCGCCGGAAGCCCAGGTGGAAGAAAAACCGAAGCAGTTGAGCGAAGGGGACGAGGTGGTTGACGCGGCCAGCCGGGGCTGGATGCAGAACGGCACGAAACCGGGCAACGAGTTGCTGCAGGACAAAGAAACGGAATACATAAAAACCTTGAAGGGACCATCGTTCCAGCCGGAAAACGAGCCATTAGAATCTAGCAGAAGGTACTCGGCGAGCGAGAACGGTTACAGAGAGCGGAGAAGGAGCAGGAGCAGCCAGAGAAACTACCGTAATTCTGAACCGGAAGAGGAGGAGCTGCTGAGGCCGCAGTTCGAGCACGAGGACGCTGTTTCGCGCCGCAGAAGATCGATGTCGCGGAATTTCGATAGCAATAGGCTGCAGGACAGCGACGAGGACGAGCAATACCCGCGATGGCAAACACAGAGGGAGGACCCTAGACTCTACCAGCGGTCCGAGTCTAGGGGAAGGTCGGTGATCAGGGACCACGAGGATTATCGCTCCTCGGAGCCGGCAAGCCGCGACCGCTCCTCTTCCCGAGGCGTCGACTATAAAAGGCTCTCCGGCCGATCGGAGGATCTCGATCCTGCTCAAAGACAAACAAGATCCTTGTCGAAGTCCTCGGACGCTAGGCGGACGTACTCCTCGGAGAGCGACGAGGAGCTCTCGCAGCGCAGGAAGCTCGAGCAGAGGCAGCTTCCAGCAGAGCCGAGACTCAGCGACGAGGAGGACTGGGAGAACGAGCTGAGGATACGTAGGAAACAATTCATGGAAAGACTGTCCACGCAGGAACGCGATTCCCTGATGGAAGACGAGGACGTAGTCTCCTTGAGGAGGAGGTCCTCCGCGGAGGGCAGGGTGGCTCTGCTGAAGGATCCCACGGCGGACGACAACATGGACTCTTGGACGGTCAGCGTTGGTTCCAGAGTCGCACACCTGGGCTCCTCGCAGGAACGCAGCGAGGCTGAGGAGGACAGCGCTTACAGAAGACGGAGGGAGTACCGAGAACAAGCGCCGCCGCCCAGGGACGACTCCATGAACGAGGAAGAGGTTCTCTGGGATGCCTCCAGAAGATCCCACACCAGCAGCAGCCAGATGACCTCCGTCGAAGAGGACGAGGATGTAGCTACTTTTAACTTTGTCCTTACTAAGGATAGCAAGAGGATGTCTGTGCAG GATCTGTCTAAGCTGTCGCAGGAAGAGGTAGACCTGTCCGAGTCCGGTTGGAACATCGTGGAGAAATCGTCAGAGTTACAGCCGACGAAGGGCCTCTACAAGAGGGAGTCAATAATAAAGAGCCAAGCCAGCGAGGAGGATCCAGAGTATCTTCTTCCGGAGAGGCCGAAGCTGGTGCAGCAGGACAAAGAGCATCCATTCAAGAAGGCTTGGCAGATGCAGAAGTCGAGGTCCGAGGAGGACAGACCGTACGCCGTGGGCGTCAAGGAGGTCAAAGATCAATCGAAGACCGATTCTAAGGGTCCAAAGGGCGACGGCGCGCCGAGCATACAGAGAGAGCGCAGCGGAGAACAAAGCTCCGAATACGAAGACGTTGGATcgtacgacgacgacgacgacgacgagtccGAATCGGTCTGGTTGTCCAGAAGCAGGAGCACCGACACCGACGAGAACAAGACTAGCTCGACGAAATCGGAGGAGACTGCGTCGACGGACGGGAGGAGCAGAGAGAGTAGCAAAACTAATTCGAGGTCGGACACCGAAGAGGACTCCTCGAGGATGAATTGGCCGGCCGAGGAGGGACATTTCGGTGTTGGTAGAACGACGACGAGAAGCAAATCGGAGGAGACCGACTGGGCttggaaagaggaagagacTTGA